The Solanum pennellii chromosome 7, SPENNV200 DNA segment AGTAGATAAAAGCATAATAAGAtcatttaaacaacaaaaataaaaagtaaaattatatatatatatatatatatatatatatgtatgtatgtatgtatatatatatgtatatgtatatgtatatataactcgaactaagaaaaaagtaaaagatcCATCCCAAAACTTAATGGATGCTAATGCGAATCTAATACAATAAATCAAGTGCAAAATAAATCAAGTGCAAAATAGACATATACAAGAGATATACACGCTATCTAAAGATACAAAAGACTAGTCATAAATATACAGAAAGATATGGGACAATCACGAAAAATATTAAGCTCACTCTTAACCTGTAGAACATAAGTTGAAACACCACAAGGATCAACAGGCCGTCTAGCGCTTGGATCTGCGTCAAGGAAAAAAGATGTCAAGTATAGTATGGGTACCAATAAAACGGATACGTAATAAGCATCATAGGACCATCAAGCTTGTGATTGAAAACATAATAGCAAGTGTGTAAATAATGTGGTAATAATGCAAAAGTAAAGACATGGCTATCCTGAATCGTAACAAGGCTATGACTGTAAATGGAGAAAGAAATAAAGTTCTATAAGCCTAACAGGACCCCTACAAGACCTAAAGTTACAAACATAGGGATAATagtaaaattaaacaattaataatCTGGTAAATACCTCACAAACCTGATGGGTACAGACAAGAGCTACACTACAAGCCTCAACTCAAAAATAATCATGAACACCAGCCCAGAATCTGAAATTGTTATAACAGTAGGAAACATAGCATCTCTCGGAATATTACATCGACATAGCGATTCCTTCCCAGAATCTTACATCTGAACATATTGCGAGAACCTAGGACACCACATAATCTTATATCGAAATAGCTATTTCTTCTCAGAATCTTACATTAGAAAGCCTTATTAAAAACCTAGCACATCCTGGAAACATACACCATAATAGCTTGCCTTCCTAGAATCTTACTTTGGAAAGCCTTAAAAACCAATTCGCTCCTAGTATCTTACGGGAATGACTACATATAAACCTAGTAGCTACAAAAATCTTATGTGAGATCGGATGTACATAAAACTAGCATATCTCATAATCTTACATCAGAATAGCGAGAACACTAACTAGCCACTCCCAAAATCTTGTGACCCAAACCAAAGGTCCATCTAGACTAAAAGTTGATATTAATGAGCAAACGGAACCATCAAAATTGCATTTTAAGGTCGTTTACCTAAAATATTTGACCAAACTCAACCATTCAAAATTTAGAATatctaaatcataaaaacttGCATAAATATCAAATGAACTATCTAGTGATCAAATTATCAGTTATGGTAAGTCGTAAATGACTCGGGCCGCTATAGGATTTCCGTCAACACCAAATATActgaaaaagagagaaaacgACCTAAAGGGTCATTACacatgaaaatataaatgatagaAGAAACCTTTTCATTTAGATCATAAAGTATTATTGTGTGTACTTGATTATTATAACATTGTTTGTATTGCTTCTAAACAATTTGATTTGAACCTATCACTCAAGTAATGAATCTATGGGTTTTGATTTAACTTGAAATGACCTATTGGAAGTTCTATTAAAGTACCTTTTCTGTTGGATATCATGATTCTAAGAGGCAAGTCATTGAATAAGACTTTAAACTTGTttgttaggaccggaaataaACAGGTGTAAATCAGAaactagcaaagcaaacctcaaaagaccacgagtaagaagaaaacgagaaatataccaaaagacacataTATTTAATGTGGTTCGGTCAGTCGACCTATGTCCACAAAGGAGAtaagcaatccactataaatatgagagtacaaaatacagagagaaacaacctcaaccaattcacttggaatacatgggaggttcacacaagtgataacgtatcaagcttgtgacccataaattctccccctaaccaaaactctcaaagcctttaagactacattgtgaatgctgattaagttagaaggaacatgcttctatttatagagtcctaaaccttttcctaccagaaaaaggattagtcaatccaaaatcttttcctaaaaggaaaacctatttatggtaggaaatttagggcaaataaaatccaacaaatcttccccttggcctgaatttctgacaaaataaatttgttcaccttctttacttaatcttcaacaacttgcttcttcTCTCCATAAtttcctttgcaaaatttatgtctcaacacagagaacctctctgaaataatttctccaacaaaatcttcattactgttaAAAAGATTGCGGCTACAACTACACCcttcaagatgaacacctctttctaacctggttcaattatcgattatcgaaccactgaacctgactccaTAATTGAATCtgactctgataccacttgttaggaccgaaaataagtaggtgtaaatgcggaagctagcaaaccAAACCCtgaaagatcacgagtaagaagacaacgagaaatataccaaaagacacaaagatttaacgtggttcggtaaattgacctacgtccacaaaggagatgagcaatccactattaATAttagagtacaaaatacagagggaaacaacctcaaccaaattcattcagaatacatgggaggttcacacaagtgataacgtatcaagcttgtgacccacaatttcTCCCCTAACCAgaaactctcaaagcctttaagactacattgtgaaagctaattaagttagaaggaacatgtcttTATTTATAGATCCCTAAATcttttcctactagaaaaaggattagtcaatccaaaaccttttcctaaaaggaaaacctattattgctaagaaatttagggcaaataaaacccaacattgTTAACTATTTGGATTCAACTACATATAAACTTGTATCCACCTTTTATCAAGGGATCCAGCATAACCTCTTTGTCTTTTGGATGGTGAAACGtagtaacatcacataaaatGGAGACAATCTACTTGGATTGCATCAAGTTGgagtattttcttcttttatttgcaTAATTTTCCTACGTTACATACAAGGCTTGTTATTTGTGTTTTGTTTCAATGCATTCATTTTCTCCAACTTATGTTACATGCATTATTTCAGATGGTGAATACAAGGTTACATTTACTCCTTTAATCTAGTAGTTCTTGTAATTGTCATATTCCCAGTTACCTTTTTACTTCATGATAgaatcttttacataaatatcaGTTTAGTTTTTTCAAGTACTAGTATGAATAAATACTATAATATGAAGTTTTTTTATGTGATGTTGCAGCACAAAAATCAGGGACAACGGTAACATTTGTTATTATTGAAGGATGGGTTGTAACAGTTGCATCAGTTGGTGATTCACTTTGTGTATTAGAATCTGCAGAAGGGGGAATTTATCATCTATCAGCTGATCATAGACTAGAGTGCAATGAAGAAGAGTGAGATTTGTTCCTTCTATGAGTTCAATAATTTACAAATATGAAATTACTTCTagattaacattttaattatatattttgaattgaatAGGAGGGAACGAATAACAACAAGTGGTGGAGAGGTTGGTCGACTTAATACTGGTGGTGGTACACAGGTAACTTCTTTGTTTACTCAAAACATGTACAGAGTGTGGTAATGAATTGAAATGTACTATGAAATAATCATGTTTGGACCACTATATACCTCTTCGTAGTTACTTCCTGTAGGAACTTCGACTGACTCGTAATTTCCTTTATTAGCAtgtcataatttaatttatattctttcacttgtctatatatttattttcttgaagatgTTTGTCTTATCAATTGATACATATTGATTTCAGATTGGTCCTTTAAGATGTTGGCCTGGTGGATTATGCCTCTCACGATCCATTGGTGATATGGATGTTGGCGAGTTCATTGTTCCGGTACCCTATGTAAAACAAGTGAAGGTTTGTCTATTATGTGCTTTCCCTGTGCATTTTCTGTTTGAGTCCTTTGATCATGTGTATATTTCCTTTTTGTGTATCTGCAATTATACGTTTCATCtttaaaatcatttaagcaTTCACTTGATAAGGATATTACAATTCTCACCATTTATAATTTCCCCATCAAATTAGGGAAGATGAAAGTGcaatttgaaatattctctAATATTGAAGTTGTATTGTAAATCAGCTAGTACATTTTATCCAAAGTTTGCTTCTAATGATGATGATATCCCTTTTCAAGTAATTAACTTGAGGGTAGATGGAGTAATTCTTGTTACCTTTTCACAAAGaattatgtaaattatgatTTCCATATCCTAAATTGTgtaatatttatgttgtttgtcCCTTTTCTCTAGGACAGTATGATGTCAGCGTTTAGATGTTAATTATGCTCTTTATCTCTTTGGCATATTTGACATGTCCTGAACACTGTAAAACATTATGCAAACAGCTATCTTCAGCAGGTGGAAGACTAGTAATTGCAAGTGATGGTGTCTGGGATGCTTTGTCTGCAGAAATATCGATAGAATGTTGTCGTGGAATGTCTCCAGATGCTGCCGCTAGTCAAATTGTTAAGGTCAGAATAAGATCATAGTTACTTCATGTATGTTATTATTAGATTATTTAGGTGATTTATTTTCCTTCCTACCGATTctcacctctttcctcaaaCATACAGGAAGCCGTGCAGCCAAAAGGAATTCGAGATGACACAACGTGTATTGTGGTTGACATACAGCCATTAGAAAAGCCAAATCCTCCACAGGCACCACCCAAAAAGTCAGGGAAAAAAGTGTTCAAGTCTATATTTCGTAAAAAAACTTCTGAGTCGTGTTCTAATACTGAGAGAGATTATGATGAACCAGATGTGGTTGAAGAACTATTTGAGGAAGGATCTGCATTACTTTCTGACAGGTCTTGTCATGCATTATATTCTAATATGCCAATTTGGTTTCTATATACATATTGTGTGTACTAGTCCTTATATTTGGTATCTTCTTATAAGTGCAGATTAGATGCCAAATATCCAATTTGCAACATGTTTAAGTTATTCATCTGTGCCATCTGTCAAGTAGAAATAAAGCCTGGAGAAGGTATTTCAATACATGTTGGGTCCTCCAATACAAGAAACTTTCGTCAGTGGGATGGCCCTTTCCTTTGCTCAAGCTGTCAAGAGAAGAAAGAAGCCATGGAAGGAAAAAGACCTTCGGGAAGTAAGGCGACTCATTTCctacataattataattaccttTCTGTTATAAAGATTAATGTTGATTGATCacccttttgtttttttttcttttgcagatGGAAGATATAGTAGTGACAGCGACTAGTTAACCCCCACATTCAACTATTTTAACAATTATTTCACTGATGATTATAGTTGGTAGTTTGAATGTAGATTTATTCTATTTCAatagaaaaaaaggagaaggTATAGTTGGGTTGCCTCTATTAGGTAAAAGATAGAGAGTAACAACTGTCCTAGTGAATTGATGTGCCACTTTCTAAAAAAAGAGGTTAACATATTTAAAGTAAATCCCTCCCCAGCTACATGTGATATGATTATAAAGACATATAAGAGTAAACTAATATCTGATTGACATCACTGCCATAATTGTTCCTTTTTCTTGTGATAGAACTAATAGTGAGTGGAAAGCATTGTATTGTGTTAATTTAATAGCTAGTAAGATTTATTAGGCCTTTTAAAGAGATATATATATCGATAATTCTATTTGAgcatttcatttttcttatgaAGAAGCAGGTTTAACATTACAAgattaaaaacattttgatacatttcatattttttaatttaagattataagatataaaaaatgtttttacgTTTTAAATTCTTTTACACGGCAAAgttttggataaaaaatatcCTTACCTAAAACATGAACGAACTCCATTATATTGTGCCAGAATtggaatattttataaatgaagaCTCAACTGTCAGGATCTGAATTCACAGGTCAGTATGTCACCTACTTCACCCATCATTAGGTAAGTCTAACCTTTAGCTCGGAGCCATAAGGAACGGACTACAAAGTGAGAGACAACAAGAAGAAGTATAAAGCTTATAACAAATCAATGAAAAGATAATCAATTGAGAAACAACGCATGAACCATCCCAATACTTGACATTAGTCGGTCGTTGAGCATCTAatccaaaataaaaatgtaaggcTTTTACAAATACAATATGAGGGCAAGTTGTCACTGAATACAATAAGACAAGCCAAAACAGACAAAAACTTGTAACTCTAAATGCCATGAACTCATCCTAGTCTCTAAAACTCCAAGTTCTCCTCATGACTCCAACTCAACGGTGATAACTCAAATGGTGATCTGTAGAGGGCATAAGTTGCCATGCCCCGAGCCTGCACCCTAGGAGGAATTGGCACCCAAAAACCATTGTTGACCTCGAGCGGACCCTTGACCTGACTTACTAATTGAACGGGAGACTCTAAGCGTTATTACAATGATCAAATTAACTTACTCAAATGGATTAATATATTACTTGGAATGCTTAAAAGTCAATCATTCAACTTGGCTGAAATCACAACCCAAGTCTTTAAAATGAGAATGATAATATAAAACTACTGAACTACTTACTgtttatgaagcctctaaaataaagagggtTGTCGGGGCAGGACCCCTGATTATCCTAACATATGAAATACTAGAAGCGAATTAACAAGTCCTCCGGAAAGCAAGTAGGCTCACCAACAGGCTATCAGTGCTGAATAAGGATCAACGAGGTGCGgcatgctgatcctggttacctgtaTCTGCATTATAAGACGATGCAGGACAATTGACATGAGTACATTGATTGTAAGAGTATGTGAGTTGTAATACTAACAATAAATAGGCTTGAAAAGAATCTGAAAGAAATACTTACCTTGgttcttctcaactcatgaataacataCTAAATATAGAGCAATAAAACACAACAACATATGTAAACTGGTAAAACAATggaaaacaacttagttcgttaaagaagtgcaataaaaaactcaactttacttatataacaaagtaatatagtttctttgggagattctctaaacgacaaccaccactacaagcctaagtgatggtacaacgtTTTACCTCATGCTGCCAGGGACCGTCCTATACCTTACCAGGAGTATATAACCTAATTCATTAAGTGAACctactagtctatgctaaaagcatcttaaggattcatctaaaaattatgatccTTTACTACCCATGATGACTATTGATTGGTTCTTTGGTTTGTAATTCGTGATCAACGACACTATCCTATGGTTTGAGTGTCTATGAATCAAAGCTAGTATAGTAATCCAACCAAGGTTTGGGGTCGCGCCCAAGAGAGTGGTAGTGAAAATAGTAGTCAACTAGAATTTTGTTCTAGTTAGTATtagtttaagatatttttaagtaaaacaacgtaaattaaatttgtgacaCTGAACTGTCAAATATCGAAAAGTGGATTTTGTCACAAGTATGGAAAATCAAGTATGAGGAAAATTCGTGGGTGTGACCGCAATATATGTTGACGTTAATCAATGGGTAAATGCTTTCGA contains these protein-coding regions:
- the LOC107024682 gene encoding probable protein phosphatase 2C 12 isoform X2 codes for the protein MLSKGEHQSVPLSVLLKREHAQEKIERPDISHGQANQIKKGEDFTFLKPECQRVLGDEVTNFSVFGNVLSAIPADLNRYEWIAALPRALVAGFVKTDKEFQEKAQKSGTTVTFVIIEGWVVTVASVGDSLCVLESAEGGIYHLSADHRLECNEEERERITTSGGEVGRLNTGGGTQIGPLRCWPGGLCLSRSIGDMDVGEFIVPVPYVKQVKLSSAGGRLVIASDGVWDALSAEISIECCRGMSPDAAASQIVKEAVQPKGIRDDTTCIVVDIQPLEKPNPPQAPPKKSGKKVFKSIFRKKTSESCSNTERDYDEPDVVEELFEEGSALLSDRLDAKYPICNMFKLFICAICQVEIKPGEGISIHVGSSNTRNFRQWDGPFLCSSCQEKKEAMEGKRPSGNGRYSSDSD
- the LOC107024682 gene encoding probable protein phosphatase 2C 12 isoform X1; protein product: MLSKGEHQSVPLSVLLKREHAQEKIERPDISHGQANQIKKGEDFTFLKPECQRVLGDEVTNFSVFGLFDGHNGSAAAIYTKENLLQNVLSAIPADLNRYEWIAALPRALVAGFVKTDKEFQEKAQKSGTTVTFVIIEGWVVTVASVGDSLCVLESAEGGIYHLSADHRLECNEEERERITTSGGEVGRLNTGGGTQIGPLRCWPGGLCLSRSIGDMDVGEFIVPVPYVKQVKLSSAGGRLVIASDGVWDALSAEISIECCRGMSPDAAASQIVKEAVQPKGIRDDTTCIVVDIQPLEKPNPPQAPPKKSGKKVFKSIFRKKTSESCSNTERDYDEPDVVEELFEEGSALLSDRLDAKYPICNMFKLFICAICQVEIKPGEGISIHVGSSNTRNFRQWDGPFLCSSCQEKKEAMEGKRPSGNGRYSSDSD